A genomic stretch from Telopea speciosissima isolate NSW1024214 ecotype Mountain lineage chromosome 7, Tspe_v1, whole genome shotgun sequence includes:
- the LOC122669778 gene encoding pentatricopeptide repeat-containing protein At5g01110, producing the protein MATIVRAKALLQTNSPYLRYSHYFRCFAFVSNPNPRTIQTLEISLKEDIRAEETDLSTSLTNSFVVEKIVLNLIQGKLNSLRHFSSNLNPSVVVEVLYKFHSNLLLGQKFIDLLAANPTFKHSSYSLSAMIHILVRSRRISEAQVLVLRMVRKSGVSRIEIVDSLVSTYRDCDSNPLVFDLLIRTYVQARKLREASEAFRILRSRGFSPPINGCNSLLGGLVKIDWIDMAWGIYDDVIGSGIQVNVYTLNIMVHALCKGGKTENANMFLSEMEGKGVFPDIVTYNTLINALCREGKFEEALKLMDSMSAKGLRPGNVTYNAIINGACKNGKYVRARSTLSEMLRIGLSPDTSTYNILLGECSRKNDATAADEIYNEMLQQGHAPDLVSFSLLIGLFSRRGELDKALSYFRGMKGSGLVPDSVVYTMLIGAFCRNGIITEALKLRDEMVEQGCLPDVVTYNTILNGFCKERRLSDADDVFSEMVERGISPDYYTFTTLIHGYCKDGYVDKAVALFETMIQRNLKPDIVTYNTLIDGFCKKGDMDKVNELCDDMMSRRIFPNHISYSILINGLCSKGNVTNALRLWDEMMEKGIEPNLVTCNSIIKGYCRSEGAAKADEFLNKMIAKGIGPDKITYNTLIHGFVREENIQRAFGLVDKMESEGLLPDVITYNVILNGFCREGRMQEADMIYRKMIDRGVKPDKSTYTSLINGHVADDNLKGAFRLHDQMLQMGFVPDDKF; encoded by the coding sequence ATGGCTACCATTGTTAGGGCAAAGGCTTTACTCCAAACAAATTCACCCTATCTCAGGTATTCTCACTACTTCCGCTGCTTCGCTTTcgtctcaaaccctaaccctaggacaATCCAAACCTTAGAAATTTCTTTGAAAGAAGATATTAGAGCAGAGGAGACGGATTTATCGACATCTTTGACTAATTCTTTCGTGGTAGAAAAGATCGTTTTGAATCTTATACAAGGAAAGCTCAATTCCTTACGCCATTTCTCATCCAATTTGAATCCGTCGGTTGTCGTCGAGGTACTGTACAAATTTCACTCAAATTTGTTATTAGGCCAGAAGTTTATAGATTTATTAGCAGCTAATCCAACTTTCAAGCACTCGTCCTACTCATTGAGTGCGATGATTCATATCTTAGTTAGGAGTAGGAGGATATCTGAAGCTCAGGTTTTAGTTCTTCGAATGGTTCGAAAAAGTGGTGTTTCGAGGATTGAAATTGTGGATTCACTTGTGTCTACTTATCGGGATTGTGATTCGAATCCGCTGGTTTTTGATCTTCTGATTAGGACTTATGTCCAAGCAAGGAAACTAAGGGAAGCTTCCGAAGCGTTTCGGATCTTGAGAAGTAGAGGTTTTTCTCCTCCTATAAATGGTTGCAATAGCCTTCTTGGAGGGTTGGTTAAAATTGACTGGATTGATATGGCATGGGGGATCTATGATGATGTAATTGGTAGCGGAATTCAAGTGAATGTTTATACACTGAATATCATGGTCCATGCATTGTGTAAAGGAGGGAAGACTGAAAATGCCAATATGTTTTTATCTGAAATGGAAGGGAAGGGTGTTTTCCCCGATATCGTGACTTATAATACTCTAATCAATGCACTTTGTCGTGAAGGAAAATTCGAAGAAGCTCTCAAGTTGATGGACTCAATGTCGGCCAAAGGGTTAAGGCCTGGCAATGTCACTTATAATGCAATTATAAATGGTGCCTGTAAGAATGGAAAATATGTGAGAGCAAGGTCGACTCTGAgtgagatgttgaggattggGTTGAGTCCTGACACATCCACATATAATATATTGCTGGGGGAATGTTCTAGAAAGAATGATGCAACTGCTGCTGATGAAATATATAATGAAATGCTGCAACAGGGTCATGCCCCTGATTTAGTTAGCTTTAGCTTGCTGATTGGGTTATTTTCCAGGAGAGGTGAGCTTGACAAAGCTTTATCATATTTTAGAGGAATGAAGGGTTCTGGTTTGGTTCCAGACAGTGTGGTTTATACTATGCTTATTGGAGCTTTTTGTAGAAATGGGATTATAACAGAGGCTCTCAAGCTGCGGGATGAAATGGTGGAGCAAGGTTGCCTTCCTGATGTCGTGACATACAATACAATTTTGAATGGATTCTGCAAGGAGAGGAGATTATCTGATGCTGATGATGTTTTCAGTGAGATGGTGGAGAGGGGGATATCACCTGATTATTATACTTTCACTACACTCATACATGGCTACTGTAAGGATGGATATGTAGATAAAGCAGTAGCCTTGTTTGAGACAATGATTCAGAGGAATCTCAAGCCAGACATTGTAACCTACAATACTTTGATTGATGGATTCTGCAAGAAAGGCGACATGGACAAGGTTAATGAGTTATGCGATGATATGATGTCTAGAAGAATTTTTCCTAATCACATTTCTTACAGCATTTTAATTAATGGTCTCTGTAGTAAAGGAAATGTCACCAATGCATTAAGATTGTGGGATGAGATGATGGAAAAAGGAATTGAGCCCAATCTTGTGACTTGTAACTCAATTATTAAAGGTTATTGCCGATCTGAGGGTGCTGCTAAAGCTGATGAGTTCCTGAACAAGATGATTGCAAAAGGGATAGGTCCTGATAAAATAACATATAATACTCTGATTCATGGTTTTGTGAGAGAGGAAAATATACAGAGGGCTTTTGGCTTGGTCGATAAAATGGAAAGTGAGGGGCTCTTACCTGATGTCATTACATACAATGTAATCCTGAATGGGTTCTGCAGAGAGGGTAGAATGCAAGAGGCAGATATGATATACAGGAAGATGATTGATAGAGGTGTAAAACCTGATAAATCTACATATACATCATTGATAAACGGGCATGTTGCAGATGACAACTTAAAAGGGGCATTCCGACTTCATGACCAAATGCTGCAAATGGGTTTTGTGCCAGATGATAAGTTCTAA